A window of Mycobacteriales bacterium contains these coding sequences:
- a CDS encoding RNA methyltransferase, whose protein sequence is MDLVVEVDDPGDPRLADYRALTDVALRMSVESPHGMFIAEGALVIERALDAGYRLRSALMTPQWLDRSAPWLARADAPVYVGSDALLRSLTGFHVHRGALASVHRRELPSVDEVSRGARRLAVIEDLVNHTNLGAIFRTAAALGVDGVVVSPQSADPLYRRCVRVSMGAVFTVPYARATSWPDAIGGLRAAGFRTLALTPAPDAVDLGGVEFDPDDRIAIVVGTEGEGLTRPAIEACEAAVQIPMAAGIDSLNVATAAGIAMWELRPR, encoded by the coding sequence TTGGACCTCGTCGTCGAGGTCGACGACCCCGGCGACCCGCGGCTGGCCGACTACCGTGCGCTGACCGACGTCGCGCTGCGCATGTCGGTCGAGTCACCGCACGGGATGTTCATCGCCGAGGGTGCGCTGGTCATCGAGCGTGCGCTCGACGCCGGCTACCGGCTGCGGTCGGCGCTGATGACGCCGCAGTGGCTCGACCGTTCCGCGCCGTGGCTCGCGCGCGCCGACGCGCCCGTGTACGTCGGCAGCGACGCGCTGCTGCGGTCCCTGACCGGCTTCCACGTGCATCGCGGGGCGCTCGCGTCGGTGCACCGTCGTGAGCTCCCGTCGGTCGACGAGGTCTCGCGCGGCGCACGCCGGCTCGCGGTCATCGAGGACCTCGTCAACCACACCAACCTCGGCGCGATCTTCCGCACCGCCGCGGCGCTCGGCGTCGACGGCGTCGTCGTCTCGCCGCAGTCCGCGGATCCGCTCTACCGGCGCTGCGTGCGGGTCTCGATGGGTGCCGTCTTCACCGTCCCGTACGCACGAGCCACCTCCTGGCCGGACGCGATCGGCGGGTTGCGCGCCGCGGGCTTTCGGACCTTGGCGCTGACGCCGGCGCCGGATGCCGTGGACCTCGGCGGCGTCGAGTTCGACCCGGATGACCGGATCGCGATCGTCGTGGGGACGGAGGGCGAAGGGCTGACGCGGCCCGCGATCGAGGCGTGTGAGGCTGCGGTCCAGATCCCCATGGCCGCCGGGATCGACTCGCTCAACGTCGCCACCGCCGCCGGCATCGCGATGTGGGAGCTGCGCCCCCGGTGA
- a CDS encoding aldo/keto reductase has protein sequence MTQTLGSVHASGTFRIGGDLEVHRLGFGAMQLTGQGIWGEPRDRDECIRVLRRAVDLGVDLIDTADSYGPFVSEDLIREALHPYPSGLVIATKGGLTRAGPGDWRPVGRPAYLRQCVEMSLRRLRLECIDLYQLHRVDPATPMEESLGELKAMQDEGKIRHIGVSEVGVETIAAMRAVVDVVSVQNLYNLTDRHHEDVVDYCDREGLGFIPWFPLATGKLAAEGGPLARMADEHSASASQLALAWLLRRSPVMLPIPGTSSVAHLEENCAAADVSLSDDEYDQLSAL, from the coding sequence GTGACACAAACGCTGGGCTCGGTACACGCGTCGGGAACGTTCCGCATCGGCGGTGACCTCGAGGTGCATCGCCTCGGTTTCGGCGCGATGCAGCTCACCGGCCAAGGCATCTGGGGTGAGCCGCGCGACCGCGACGAGTGCATCCGCGTCTTGCGTCGGGCGGTCGATCTCGGCGTCGACCTGATCGACACGGCGGACTCGTACGGCCCGTTCGTCTCCGAGGACCTGATCCGAGAGGCGTTGCACCCCTACCCCTCGGGGTTGGTCATCGCGACCAAGGGCGGGCTGACTCGCGCCGGCCCGGGCGACTGGCGTCCGGTGGGACGTCCAGCGTACCTGCGCCAGTGCGTCGAGATGTCGCTGCGGCGACTGCGGCTGGAATGCATCGACCTCTACCAGCTGCATCGCGTCGACCCGGCGACGCCGATGGAGGAGTCGCTGGGTGAGCTGAAGGCGATGCAGGACGAGGGCAAGATCCGCCACATCGGGGTCTCGGAGGTCGGTGTCGAGACGATTGCGGCGATGCGAGCCGTCGTCGACGTCGTGAGCGTGCAGAACCTCTACAACCTCACCGACCGCCATCACGAGGACGTCGTCGACTACTGCGACCGTGAAGGTCTCGGTTTCATCCCGTGGTTCCCACTCGCGACCGGCAAGCTCGCCGCCGAAGGGGGGCCGCTCGCACGGATGGCCGACGAGCACTCCGCATCGGCCTCCCAGCTCGCGTTGGCGTGGCTGCTGCGCCGCTCGCCGGTGATGCTGCCGATTCCCGGGACCTCGTCGGTCGCGCACCTCGAGGAGAACTGCGCGGCCGCGGACGTGTCGCTCTCCGACGACGAGTACGACCAGCTCAGCGCGCTGTAG
- a CDS encoding carboxyl transferase domain-containing protein, giving the protein MPVLPDRVDRDAPEYAARRESLLELLAEHERQLALATAGGGERMVERHHQRGKLLPRERIELLLDPDTPFLELSPLCAWGTNFTVGGSVVTGIGVVEGTEVLVQAHDPTVRGGAVNPFGAKKQGRASQIATENRLPVVNLVESGGADLPTQSEIFIPGGAGFRDLTRKSAAAIPTIALVFGNSTAGGAYVPGMSDYIVMVEGRAKVFLGGPPLVKMATGEVADEEELGGAEMHARTSGLADYLAVDEYDAIRLGRQIVRRLNREKLGRPPASSYSEPLYDIDDLLGIVPTDLREPFDPRDVLARILDGSEFDEFKPLYGTSLVTGFGQLHGYPVGVLANARGVLFAEDSEKATQFIQLANQADTPLLFLQNTTGYMVGKEYEQRGIIKAGAQMINAVSNSDVPHFTLNMGASYGAGNYGMCGRAYDPRFLFTWPNAKSAVMGPAQLAGVLSIVGRASAEAKGQPYDEAADQAMRELVENQIEAESKALFLTARLYDDGIIDPRDTRTVLGIALSVAHNTPIQGRRGFGVFRM; this is encoded by the coding sequence GTGCCGGTGCTTCCCGATCGCGTCGACCGAGACGCGCCGGAGTACGCCGCCCGGCGAGAGTCGCTGCTGGAGCTGCTCGCCGAGCACGAGCGCCAGCTCGCGCTCGCCACGGCGGGTGGCGGGGAACGGATGGTCGAGCGCCATCACCAGCGCGGCAAGCTGTTGCCCCGCGAGCGCATCGAGCTGCTGCTGGACCCCGACACCCCGTTCCTCGAGCTGTCCCCGCTGTGCGCGTGGGGCACGAACTTCACCGTCGGCGGCAGCGTGGTCACCGGCATCGGCGTCGTCGAGGGCACCGAGGTCCTCGTGCAGGCCCACGACCCGACGGTGCGCGGCGGCGCGGTCAACCCCTTCGGCGCCAAGAAGCAGGGGCGTGCCTCCCAGATCGCGACCGAGAACCGGCTGCCGGTGGTCAACCTGGTCGAGTCCGGCGGCGCCGACCTTCCGACCCAGAGCGAGATCTTCATCCCAGGCGGCGCCGGGTTCCGGGACCTGACGCGCAAGTCGGCCGCCGCGATCCCGACGATCGCGCTGGTCTTCGGCAACTCGACGGCCGGGGGCGCCTACGTCCCGGGCATGTCCGACTACATCGTGATGGTCGAGGGCCGGGCCAAGGTCTTCCTCGGCGGGCCGCCGTTGGTGAAGATGGCGACCGGAGAGGTCGCCGACGAAGAGGAGCTCGGCGGCGCCGAGATGCATGCGCGAACCAGCGGACTTGCCGACTACCTCGCCGTCGACGAGTACGACGCGATCCGGCTCGGGCGCCAGATCGTTCGCCGGCTCAACCGCGAGAAGCTGGGTCGCCCGCCGGCCTCGTCGTACTCCGAGCCGCTCTACGACATCGACGACCTGCTCGGCATCGTGCCGACCGACCTGCGTGAGCCCTTCGACCCGCGCGACGTACTTGCCCGCATCCTCGACGGCAGCGAGTTCGACGAGTTCAAGCCGCTCTACGGGACCTCGCTGGTCACCGGCTTCGGGCAGCTGCACGGGTATCCGGTCGGCGTTCTCGCCAACGCGCGTGGCGTGCTGTTCGCCGAGGACAGCGAGAAGGCGACGCAGTTCATCCAGCTCGCCAACCAGGCCGACACCCCACTGCTGTTCCTGCAGAACACGACCGGCTACATGGTCGGCAAGGAGTACGAGCAGCGGGGCATCATCAAGGCCGGCGCGCAGATGATCAACGCGGTCAGCAACAGCGACGTGCCGCACTTCACACTCAACATGGGCGCGTCGTACGGCGCCGGCAACTACGGGATGTGTGGGCGCGCCTACGACCCGCGTTTCCTGTTCACATGGCCGAACGCGAAGTCGGCCGTGATGGGCCCCGCGCAGCTGGCCGGGGTGCTGTCCATCGTCGGCCGCGCCTCAGCGGAGGCGAAGGGCCAGCCCTACGACGAAGCCGCCGACCAGGCGATGCGGGAGCTGGTCGAGAACCAGATCGAAGCCGAGAGCAAGGCGTTGTTCCTCACCGCACGCCTCTACGACGACGGCATCATCGACCCGCGCGACACCCGCACGGTGCTCGGGATCGCCCTCTCGGTCGCGCACAACACCCCGATCCAGGGGCGCCGGGGTTTCGGCGTCTTCCGGATGTGA
- a CDS encoding biotin carboxylase N-terminal domain-containing protein codes for MSAIRRLLVANRGEIARRVFRTAREMAIATVAVYSDADANSPFVTDADAAVRLPGNTPAETYLRGDLIVAAAQAAGADAVHPGYGFLSENAGFAREVVAAGLTWIGPPADAIEAMGSKLGAKRLMRDAGVPTLPWSETVDGAAEVGFPLLVKASAGGGGRGMRVVREAAELAEAVEAASREAAGAFGDATVFCERYLEAPRHIEVQVFADSHGNVVSLFERECSIQRRHQKIVEEAPSPAVTTQLRESLGQAAVAAAEAVGYVGAGTVEFVMAADSSYAFLEMNTRLQVEHPVTELVTGLDLVRLQILVAQGEALPPEALSPSIDGHAIEVRLYAEDARNDFLPVTGTLREFSIAAGVRADTGVRSGDIVSPYYDAMIGKIIAHAPTRAEAAARLAAGLRASRIHGITTNRDLLVGILGEPEFLAGATDTGYLDRHDPAELGRSPLVTVTDRDAHVAAAVVALQAAHRAADPAWRRLPSGWRNNPAIPQRVVLDDTESQVAVSYRFVRGVIGSFEVDGRDVAVEVHGVAGDVVDLTVAGVRRRMQVAISTDRRIIDVDSALGSSSYTVVPRFADPSEAVTAGSLIAPMPGSVVRVLVDRGASVGKGDPLVVLEAMKMEHTVASPTDGTVSEIHVAAGQQVDAGTVLVVVDSGETET; via the coding sequence GTGAGCGCGATCCGGCGGCTCCTGGTCGCCAACCGCGGCGAGATCGCCCGTCGGGTGTTCCGGACCGCGCGCGAGATGGCGATCGCCACCGTCGCGGTCTACAGCGACGCGGACGCCAACTCGCCGTTCGTCACCGATGCCGACGCGGCGGTCCGGCTGCCCGGCAACACGCCCGCGGAGACCTACCTGCGAGGTGACCTCATCGTCGCCGCCGCACAAGCCGCCGGTGCCGACGCGGTACATCCGGGCTACGGCTTCCTGTCCGAGAACGCCGGCTTCGCTCGCGAGGTGGTGGCAGCCGGGCTGACCTGGATCGGACCACCGGCGGATGCCATCGAGGCGATGGGCTCGAAGCTCGGCGCGAAGCGGCTGATGCGCGACGCCGGGGTGCCGACGCTGCCGTGGTCGGAGACCGTTGACGGGGCGGCCGAGGTCGGCTTCCCGTTGCTGGTCAAGGCGTCGGCCGGTGGCGGCGGCCGGGGGATGCGGGTCGTCCGGGAAGCCGCCGAGCTCGCCGAGGCGGTCGAGGCGGCCAGCCGGGAGGCGGCCGGTGCCTTCGGTGACGCGACGGTGTTCTGCGAGCGTTACCTCGAGGCACCCCGCCACATCGAGGTGCAGGTCTTCGCGGACAGCCACGGCAACGTGGTGTCGCTGTTCGAGCGCGAGTGTTCGATCCAGCGCCGCCATCAGAAGATCGTCGAGGAGGCACCGTCGCCGGCGGTGACCACGCAGCTGCGGGAGAGCCTCGGCCAGGCCGCGGTCGCCGCGGCCGAAGCCGTCGGGTACGTCGGCGCAGGCACCGTCGAGTTCGTCATGGCGGCGGACTCGTCGTACGCGTTCCTCGAGATGAACACCCGGCTGCAGGTCGAGCACCCGGTGACCGAGCTGGTGACCGGCCTGGACCTCGTGCGGCTGCAGATCCTCGTCGCGCAGGGCGAAGCGTTGCCGCCGGAGGCACTGTCGCCCTCGATCGACGGCCACGCGATCGAGGTGCGGCTCTACGCCGAGGATGCGCGCAACGACTTCCTGCCGGTGACCGGCACGCTGCGCGAGTTCTCGATCGCCGCCGGCGTACGGGCCGACACCGGTGTCCGCTCGGGCGACATTGTCTCGCCGTACTACGACGCCATGATCGGCAAGATCATCGCGCATGCGCCGACCCGAGCCGAGGCGGCGGCCCGGCTGGCGGCCGGCCTGCGCGCCTCCCGGATTCACGGGATCACGACCAACCGCGACCTGTTGGTCGGGATCCTGGGCGAGCCCGAGTTCCTCGCGGGCGCGACGGACACCGGCTATCTCGACCGCCACGACCCCGCCGAGCTCGGCCGCTCACCGCTGGTAACGGTGACCGACCGCGATGCGCACGTCGCGGCGGCGGTGGTTGCGCTGCAGGCCGCGCACCGAGCGGCTGACCCGGCGTGGCGGCGGCTGCCCAGCGGCTGGCGCAACAACCCGGCGATTCCACAGCGGGTCGTGCTCGACGACACCGAGTCGCAGGTGGCGGTGAGCTACCGGTTCGTGCGTGGCGTGATCGGCTCGTTCGAGGTCGACGGTCGTGACGTGGCGGTCGAGGTCCACGGCGTGGCGGGTGATGTCGTCGACCTGACCGTGGCAGGAGTACGCCGTCGAATGCAGGTGGCGATCTCCACGGACCGGCGCATCATCGACGTCGACTCCGCGCTCGGTTCGTCGTCGTACACCGTGGTTCCCCGCTTCGCCGACCCGTCTGAGGCCGTCACCGCAGGTTCACTCATCGCGCCGATGCCGGGATCGGTGGTGCGGGTGCTGGTCGACCGAGGCGCGAGCGTCGGCAAGGGGGATCCGCTCGTGGTGCTCGAGGCCATGAAGATGGAGCACACCGTCGCAAGTCCCACCGACGGAACGGTGAGCGAGATCCACGTCGCGGCCGGCCAGCAGGTCGACGCCGGGACTGTGCTCGTCGTCGTCGACTCCGGCGAAACGGAAACCTAG
- a CDS encoding DUF4349 domain-containing protein, with translation MTAGRAFDLDHRVRAAVIGTLALLVALIATAFAIGGSGSPSNESAGGASASAAIAKAPAGTTNGVGVAGGVGAAPLLAAHRSATTFSADSAASGAGSTAAGTPAEQPPEVSASESSSGDSLGATKIVKTGELTLRVDASQVQTAVRDLTALATAQGGYVASSNTNTGGGEPSGEVVLRVPVGHFADAVSAAEKVAGGHVLSLTTSADDVTGHYVDLAARRHALEQTRATYLTILGHATTIGATLAVQDRIQTVQEQIDQLTGQLKLLGSQASYSTLTVDVTPVALVAAASHQPHGLSKAWHTSWSRFGRGMDSIVAAIGPIVLALLILAVALAVSVAGYRGMRRVAS, from the coding sequence ATGACAGCCGGCCGAGCATTCGATCTCGATCACCGGGTCCGAGCGGCGGTGATCGGAACCCTCGCGCTGCTCGTTGCGCTGATCGCCACCGCGTTCGCGATAGGCGGCTCTGGCTCGCCGAGCAACGAAAGTGCGGGCGGCGCATCGGCGAGCGCCGCGATCGCCAAGGCGCCCGCCGGCACCACCAACGGCGTCGGCGTCGCGGGAGGCGTCGGTGCCGCGCCGTTGCTCGCGGCCCATCGCAGCGCGACGACGTTCTCTGCCGACAGCGCCGCTTCCGGTGCGGGATCAACCGCCGCGGGCACTCCGGCCGAGCAGCCGCCCGAGGTGTCGGCGAGCGAGTCGTCCTCCGGTGACTCGCTGGGTGCCACGAAGATCGTCAAGACCGGCGAGCTCACCCTTCGGGTCGACGCCTCGCAGGTGCAGACGGCGGTCCGCGACCTCACGGCGCTCGCGACGGCCCAAGGGGGCTACGTGGCGAGTAGCAACACCAACACTGGGGGAGGCGAGCCGTCGGGCGAGGTCGTGCTGCGCGTACCGGTCGGGCACTTCGCAGATGCCGTCAGCGCCGCGGAGAAGGTGGCGGGTGGGCACGTGCTGTCGCTGACGACCTCCGCCGACGACGTCACCGGCCACTACGTCGACCTCGCCGCCCGCCGGCACGCGCTGGAACAGACCCGCGCGACGTACCTCACGATCCTCGGACACGCGACGACGATCGGGGCGACGCTTGCCGTGCAGGACCGCATCCAGACCGTCCAGGAGCAGATCGACCAGCTCACCGGTCAGCTCAAGCTGCTCGGAAGTCAGGCGTCGTACTCCACCCTCACCGTCGACGTGACCCCGGTCGCCCTCGTCGCTGCCGCGTCACATCAGCCGCACGGCCTGAGCAAGGCGTGGCACACCTCGTGGAGCCGGTTCGGTCGGGGAATGGACTCGATCGTGGCTGCGATCGGCCCGATCGTGCTCGCGCTGCTGATCTTGGCGGTCGCGCTGGCGGTGTCGGTCGCGGGCTACCGCGGAATGCGCCGCGTCGCGAGCTGA
- a CDS encoding acyl-CoA dehydrogenase family protein, producing MQKDLYTADHEAFRDTARGFVERYVTPFHDAWEKDGVVDRGVWVEAGKHGLLGFEISEEYGGGGVADFRYNAVLGEELIRAGASGIGFGLHNDVNAPYFERLATPEQKARWMPGFCSGELITAIAMTEPAAGSDLQGIKTTAVRDGDDWILNGQKTFITNGINSDLVIVVVRTDPDAKAAHGTSLLVVERGMPGFERGRNLNKIGMKAQDTAELFFTNVRVPANNLLGELNGGFIHLMENLPQERLSIAVGAVASAETVLANTLEYCKTRTAFGKPIGSFQNSRFVLAELATEVEVARVYIDKCIAEHNEGRFSAVDAAMAKWWTTELQKRVIDSCLQLHGGYGYMLEYPVAKAYIDTRVQTIYGGTTEIMKEIVGRSLGV from the coding sequence ATGCAGAAGGACCTCTACACCGCTGACCACGAGGCGTTCCGCGACACGGCGCGCGGCTTCGTCGAGCGCTACGTCACCCCGTTCCACGACGCGTGGGAGAAGGACGGCGTCGTCGACCGGGGCGTCTGGGTCGAGGCGGGCAAGCACGGCCTGCTCGGTTTCGAGATCAGTGAGGAGTACGGCGGTGGCGGGGTCGCCGACTTCCGCTACAACGCCGTGCTCGGCGAGGAGCTGATCCGTGCCGGAGCGAGCGGCATCGGGTTCGGGCTGCACAACGACGTGAACGCGCCGTACTTCGAGCGGTTGGCGACGCCGGAGCAGAAGGCGCGCTGGATGCCGGGGTTCTGCAGCGGAGAGCTGATCACCGCCATCGCGATGACCGAGCCGGCCGCCGGCTCGGACCTGCAGGGCATCAAGACGACCGCCGTCCGCGACGGCGACGACTGGATCCTCAACGGCCAGAAGACGTTCATCACCAACGGCATCAACTCCGACCTCGTCATCGTCGTCGTGCGTACCGATCCCGACGCGAAAGCCGCCCACGGGACGTCGCTGCTGGTCGTCGAGCGCGGCATGCCCGGCTTCGAGCGCGGCCGCAATCTCAACAAGATCGGCATGAAGGCGCAGGACACCGCCGAGCTGTTCTTCACCAACGTGCGGGTGCCCGCCAACAACCTGCTGGGCGAGCTCAACGGCGGGTTCATCCATTTGATGGAGAACCTGCCCCAGGAGCGGCTGTCGATCGCCGTCGGCGCGGTCGCCTCCGCCGAGACGGTCCTGGCCAACACGCTGGAGTACTGCAAGACGCGGACCGCGTTCGGCAAGCCGATCGGCTCGTTCCAGAACTCGCGCTTCGTGCTCGCCGAGCTGGCAACCGAGGTCGAGGTCGCCCGGGTCTACATCGACAAGTGCATCGCCGAGCACAACGAAGGCCGGTTCAGCGCGGTGGACGCCGCCATGGCGAAGTGGTGGACCACCGAGCTGCAGAAGCGGGTCATCGACTCCTGCCTGCAGCTGCACGGCGGCTACGGCTACATGCTGGAGTACCCGGTCGCGAAGGCGTACATCGACACCCGCGTGCAGACGATCTACGGCGGGACGACCGAGATCATGAAGGAGATCGTCGGCCGTTCCCTCGGCGTCTGA
- a CDS encoding LLM class F420-dependent oxidoreductase — translation MADRYGITFPFDDIALTDQRPIVESLADLGYTDLWSAESNGYDGFTPLALASVWAPTLRLGIAIIPVYTRGPATLAMCAASLAAAAPGRFVLGIGTSSNVIVEKWNSTPFAAPYAKTRDTIDFLKKAMTGEKVSETYETFKVEGFRMGFTPPVPPTVLLAALRPGMLELAGRACDGAITNWLGPDDVPAVAKALAEGAPGKELAARIFVAPTDDVDMARAVGRFAIAAYLTVPVYRAFHEWLGRGELMAPMQEAWAAGDRKAALAAIPDELVDDLVVHGAPGACRERIGEYVANGITSPVLAVLPVGVDAATAVRELAPR, via the coding sequence GTGGCTGACCGATACGGCATCACCTTCCCGTTCGACGACATCGCGCTGACCGACCAGCGGCCGATCGTCGAGTCACTGGCCGACCTCGGCTACACCGACTTGTGGTCGGCGGAGTCCAACGGGTACGACGGGTTCACGCCACTCGCCCTCGCCAGCGTGTGGGCGCCGACGTTGCGGCTGGGCATCGCGATCATCCCGGTCTACACGCGGGGCCCCGCGACGTTGGCCATGTGCGCGGCCTCGCTCGCGGCGGCGGCACCCGGTCGCTTCGTCCTCGGCATCGGTACGTCGTCAAACGTCATCGTCGAGAAGTGGAACAGCACGCCGTTCGCGGCGCCGTACGCCAAGACGCGCGACACGATCGACTTCCTGAAGAAGGCGATGACCGGCGAGAAGGTCAGCGAGACCTACGAAACCTTCAAGGTCGAGGGCTTCCGGATGGGCTTCACGCCACCGGTGCCGCCCACCGTCTTGCTCGCGGCGTTGCGCCCCGGGATGCTCGAGCTCGCCGGTCGGGCGTGCGACGGCGCGATCACCAACTGGCTCGGCCCCGACGACGTCCCTGCGGTGGCGAAGGCCCTCGCCGAAGGAGCGCCCGGCAAGGAGCTGGCGGCGCGCATCTTCGTGGCGCCCACGGACGACGTCGACATGGCCCGGGCCGTCGGCCGCTTCGCGATCGCGGCGTACCTGACGGTCCCGGTCTACCGGGCGTTTCACGAGTGGCTCGGCAGGGGGGAGCTCATGGCGCCGATGCAGGAGGCGTGGGCGGCAGGCGATCGCAAGGCAGCCTTGGCGGCGATCCCGGACGAGCTGGTCGACGACCTCGTCGTCCACGGCGCGCCAGGCGCGTGCCGTGAGCGAATCGGGGAGTACGTCGCGAACGGCATCACTAGCCCGGTGCTCGCGGTGCTGCCGGTCGGCGTGGACGCCGCCACCGCGGTCCGGGAGCTGGCGCCGCGATGA
- a CDS encoding enoyl-CoA hydratase-related protein: MSLVEYAVEDGVAVITLNRPEALNAWTFDMGVEYLARLDEAAADPAVRVVIITGAGRGFCAGADMAMLKRLIAGELPPAEGVREDFATEPAVPKPVIAAINGPCVGLGLARALYCDVRFLQRGTKLSTAFARRGLPAEDGLAWLVPRIVGWSRGLDLLLSARTITDDEALSLGLVTAVVDDALAAAKSYAREIVFNCSPQSLRWMKAQVWAASGATLQEANAEADELLLQAFKLPDLPESVAAYLEKRPPNFRSC, encoded by the coding sequence ATGAGCCTCGTGGAGTACGCCGTGGAAGACGGCGTAGCGGTCATCACGCTGAACCGGCCGGAGGCGCTGAACGCCTGGACGTTCGACATGGGCGTGGAGTACCTCGCGCGGCTCGACGAAGCCGCCGCCGACCCGGCAGTCCGAGTGGTGATCATCACGGGTGCTGGTCGCGGGTTCTGCGCCGGCGCCGACATGGCGATGCTCAAACGGCTGATCGCGGGGGAGCTGCCGCCGGCCGAGGGCGTCCGGGAGGACTTCGCGACCGAACCCGCCGTGCCCAAGCCGGTCATTGCCGCGATCAACGGGCCCTGCGTCGGGCTCGGCCTGGCGCGCGCCCTCTACTGCGACGTCCGGTTCCTGCAGCGCGGTACGAAGCTCTCGACCGCCTTCGCGCGGCGCGGGTTGCCCGCGGAGGACGGTCTGGCGTGGCTGGTCCCGCGGATCGTCGGCTGGTCGCGGGGCCTGGATCTGCTGCTGTCCGCCCGGACGATCACCGACGACGAAGCGCTGTCGCTCGGTCTCGTCACGGCGGTGGTCGACGACGCGCTTGCGGCCGCGAAGAGCTACGCGCGCGAGATAGTGTTCAACTGCTCCCCGCAGTCGCTGCGCTGGATGAAGGCCCAGGTGTGGGCGGCGTCTGGCGCAACGCTGCAAGAGGCCAACGCCGAGGCCGACGAGCTGCTGCTCCAGGCCTTCAAGCTGCCCGACCTGCCGGAAAGCGTCGCGGCGTACCTCGAGAAGCGTCCCCCGAACTTCCGCTCCTGCTGA
- a CDS encoding phosphotriesterase-related protein: MAEVPTARGPVDSGALGRTLIHEHVFVMTTEVQANFKTDWDEERNVADAIAKLTALKAAGIDTIADPTVIGLGRYIPRIVDIAEQVDLNIICATGVYTYNDLPRYFTMRGMFGLGPDDPMADMFVTDLTEGIADTGVRAAFLKCAIDEQGMTEGVERVLRSVARAHLRTGAPVMVHTHPGTHRGLEVHRVLTEEGVAPDNVQLAHSGDSGDADHLSELAELGYHLGMDRFGVDVYLPFEQRVGMVAELIRRGYVDKLMLAHDASCYFDWVEPSVLAMAPNWNFLHISNDVLPALRELGVTEEHIDTMLVDNPRRWFETATRFAAEPA, encoded by the coding sequence TTGGCTGAAGTGCCCACGGCCCGGGGCCCCGTCGACAGCGGGGCCCTGGGCCGCACTCTGATCCACGAACACGTGTTCGTGATGACCACCGAGGTCCAGGCGAACTTCAAGACCGACTGGGACGAAGAGCGCAACGTCGCCGATGCGATCGCCAAGCTCACCGCGCTGAAGGCCGCCGGCATCGACACGATCGCCGACCCCACGGTGATCGGCCTCGGCCGCTACATCCCGCGCATCGTCGACATCGCCGAACAGGTCGACCTCAACATCATCTGCGCGACCGGCGTCTACACCTACAACGACTTGCCGCGCTACTTCACGATGCGCGGAATGTTCGGGCTCGGCCCGGACGATCCGATGGCCGACATGTTCGTCACGGATCTCACCGAGGGGATCGCCGACACCGGCGTACGTGCTGCGTTCCTGAAATGCGCGATCGATGAGCAGGGCATGACCGAGGGCGTCGAGCGCGTGCTTCGATCGGTGGCACGGGCGCACCTACGAACCGGAGCGCCGGTGATGGTGCACACCCACCCCGGCACGCATCGCGGTCTCGAAGTCCACCGGGTGCTGACCGAGGAGGGCGTCGCGCCGGACAACGTGCAACTGGCGCACAGCGGCGACTCCGGCGACGCCGACCATCTCAGCGAGCTCGCCGAGCTCGGCTATCACCTCGGCATGGACCGGTTCGGAGTCGACGTCTATCTGCCGTTCGAGCAACGGGTCGGGATGGTCGCCGAGCTCATCCGGCGCGGCTACGTCGACAAGCTGATGCTTGCCCACGACGCGTCCTGCTACTTCGACTGGGTCGAGCCGAGCGTGCTCGCGATGGCGCCGAACTGGAACTTCCTGCACATCAGCAACGACGTACTGCCAGCGCTTCGTGAGCTCGGCGTGACCGAGGAGCACATCGACACGATGCTCGTGGACAACCCTCGGCGCTGGTTCGAGACGGCAACCCGCTTCGCCGCCGAACCGGCGTGA
- a CDS encoding acetate uptake transporter, translating to MSTSTSERPIPAPLPDVADPAPLGLAAFALTTFILSLANANVYPSAAAAAVYTAIAYGGSVQLLAGMWEFKRGNTFGATAFSSYGGFWIAVFFIVQVGKVIPGTPGTEALFGTFFLAWGIFTAYMAIAALRVSGAVELVFVLLTITYVFLTIGAFHASPHLTHIGGWLGVATAAAAWYASFAGVTNSTFNRTILPTLPLAR from the coding sequence ATGTCAACCTCGACATCCGAACGGCCTATCCCAGCGCCACTCCCCGACGTCGCCGATCCGGCTCCGCTCGGGCTCGCAGCTTTCGCCCTCACCACGTTCATCCTCAGCCTCGCCAACGCGAACGTCTACCCGTCCGCGGCCGCCGCAGCCGTCTACACCGCGATCGCCTACGGCGGGAGCGTCCAGCTGCTCGCCGGCATGTGGGAGTTCAAGCGCGGCAACACCTTCGGCGCGACGGCGTTCTCGTCGTACGGCGGGTTCTGGATTGCGGTGTTCTTCATCGTCCAGGTCGGCAAGGTGATCCCCGGTACTCCGGGCACCGAGGCGCTGTTCGGGACCTTCTTCCTCGCGTGGGGCATCTTCACCGCGTACATGGCGATCGCGGCGCTGCGGGTGAGCGGGGCTGTCGAACTGGTCTTCGTGCTGCTTACGATCACCTACGTGTTCCTGACCATCGGCGCCTTCCACGCCAGCCCGCACCTGACGCACATCGGCGGGTGGCTCGGCGTCGCGACGGCTGCCGCCGCGTGGTACGCCTCCTTCGCGGGCGTGACGAACTCCACGTTCAACCGGACGATCCTTCCGACCCTCCCTCTGGCGCGGTGA